In the genome of Helicovermis profundi, the window TTCATCACCAACAGTAATAGCTCCTGAACCAATTGGAAGTCCATATGCCGATGTATTTTCATAAGTTATTGGAGTATTTAATATATATTTTTGCATAATTGGACCCGATACTCCACCTAATTGTAAAAATTTAAAAGGACTATCTGATTTCATTCCGCCACCAATGGTATATATAACATCATAAAAAGTTACACCAAATGGAACTTCATACATTCCAGGATTTTTTATGTTACCAGATAAACTTATTAACTTTGTTCCTTTACTCTCACTTGTACCATAATTTGCGTATTCTTCACTTCCATATCTCAAAATAGCTGTAACGTAGCTAAATGTTTCAACGTTATTAACCATTGTTGGAACTTGCATAAAACCTTTTGTTCCTATTCTTGGTGGTTTATTTCTTGGTCTTCCAGATTTACCTTCCATCGATTCAATTAATGCTGAGCCTTCACCACATATATAAGCACCTGCCCCAGTATATAATTCTATATCAAAAGAATAATCTGTTCCAAGTACACTTTCTCCTAATACACCTTCATTTCTTGCATTTTCTATACATTTTGCTACTTTATCTTGAATGTTTGGATATTCTTCTCTAATATAAATATAGCCCTTTACTGATCCAATTGTAATGCCTGCTATAATCATGCCTTCAAGAACGCTATATGGATCTTTATCAAGTAACTCTCTATCTTTAAAAGTACCCGGCTCGCCTTCATCAGCATTACATAAAATATACTTATCCTTAGCAATTCTTTTTTTGCCCATATCCCATTTTTTCCACGTAGGGTATGCAGCTCCACCTCTACCTCTAAGTCCTGTTTCTTTTAATTCACTAATTACAAAATCGGGCCCTTTTTCTATAAGTTTTTTTAAACCTGAAAAGCCACCTATTTCAATATATTTTTTTATATTTAATCCATCATACTTATTAAAATTATCAGTGACAAATGAAACTGTTTTATTCATTTAAATCACCCCTTAATTCATTAATAATTTTTGAAATTTTTTCCTTATCTAAATTTCCATATACTTTTTTTCCAATTCTCATAGCTGGTGCTCTATCACACGCTCCAAAACATGCTACGTATTCTAAAGTAAATAAATTATCTTTAGTTGTACCACCCATTTCAATATTTAATTCTTTTTCAAGCTCATCTTTTGCAATGTAATTTTTGCTTAATCTACATACTGTAGAATCACATAATTGAATAATATATTTTCCTTTTGGCTCAGTATTGATTGCAGAAAAAAAAGTAGTGACTTCATGTATTTGGCTTAATGGTACTTTTAACTTCTCTGAAAGATTAATTATATCTTCTTTAGAAACATAATTTTGTTCACTATTTTCTTGAATTTCAAGTAAAATCTTCAGTAATTTTGTTTTATCAAAATTATGTTTTTGAATCAACTCATCTATATACTTATTATTATTTTTCACACTAACCTCCGTTCAAGCTAAGATATCTCTTTAATTATATTTTACCAATATTATTTAAACATTCATAGCATAGTTAAATAAAAAACAATCTATTTTTTACCTATTTATAAAAAAATTTAACCCAGACTAAATACTTATTAATCTGGGTTACAAAGTTATTTTATTTTTTGTACTTCAAGATACCTAAAACACGAAGTAATATGATCATTAACTATACCCGTCGCTTGCATATGCGCATAACATATAGTTGGACCAAAAAATTTAAATCCTCGTTTTTTTAAATCTTTTGAAATTCTTTCACTTAATTTAGTCTTAGCAGGAATATCTTCTGTTTTTTCAAAAGAATTAACAATAGGTTTATATTGGGTATAACTCCAAATAAACTTTGAAAAACTACCAAATTCTTTTTGCAATTCAATAAAAAGATTAGCATTATTTATTGAAGCTTCAATTTTTTTCCTATTTCTTACAATGCCTTTATTATTCATTAATTCATTTATTTTTGTTTCATCATATTTGCTCACTTTTTCAACATCAAAATTACTGTAGGCTTTTCTATAATTTTCTCTTTTATTTAGTATTGTATTCCAACTTAAGCCTGCCTGCGCTGATTCTAATACTAAAAATTCAAATTGTACTTTATCATCATATACAGGAACTCCCCATTCTGTATCGTGATAATCAATGTATAATTGATTAACTTCACTCCAATCACATCTCTTCATAATACACCCACTCTTATTAATTAATTTTTTCAATTATACCATAATCATATTCGTCTACTTTTATTTCATTTATAAATTTTTTATAATAGTAATTCCCTACAATTAATCCAACAATAATGCTAATTATTAAAAATACTAAAGAATACATTACAATATTCGTTTTATTAATAATTATAATATTTTCTGGAGTTAATACAAAAACAAGTTCTAATAGTGCATAATACTCAATTATATAAAAAATGAGAATGAAAATAAATTTTGATTCTTTATTAACATCAAAATCATATAGTTTAACTTTATTCATAATAATCCACTTGTAGTTACTTTGAACAAAGTAAACCAAAGACAATAAAACAAATGGAATTGCAAATATAGTAACTACATCATTAAAATTAATTAATTTTCCTAAAAATAACATTTTGAAAATATTAACTAAAAAAATCACTGTTGAAGTTATAAAAGTCGTTGGAATAAATTCCCTTTTCATATGACTTCTATATCCAATTTTATGATTAAATCCATTTTTTGAAAAGTAAAACATAAGATCACCCATTCAATATTTAATAATACTTTACATTAATTATATTTCATTCATTTGTAATTGTAAACAACAACTTACAAATAAACAATTATATTTTAATAATTTAACATAATCTTAACAATTTAATTTATCTAATCTGTTAAAATAAATTGATTATATAGAGAACCTTTTGGTTTATATTAAAAACAATAGGGTATTTTATTATTAAATGATAATAACGGGAGGAAAAAAAGTGGGTTTTCAAATTGCTGTTGGGGTAATCGGAGGGCTTGGTCTATTTCTATTTGGTATGCAAATGATGGGAAATGGACTTCAAAAGGCTGCTGGTAAAAAATTAGAAAGAATTATTGAAATTCTTACAAGCAACAAATTCATTGGAGTTATTGTAGGTATTTTCGTTACAGGTATTATTCAAAGCTCAAGTGCAACTACAGTTATGGTTGTAGGATTTGTAAATGCTGGTGTTATGAAACTTTCACAAGCTGTTGGCGTAATTATGGGGGCTAATGTAGGTACTACTGTAACAGGTCAACTTGTTTCATTTAAATTAGAACATTATGCACCTTTAGCTGTTGGTATTGGTATGCTATTTTGGATGACAAGTAAAAAAGATAATGTCAAACAAATTGCTGAGATTTTTATTGGACTTGGAATTTTGTTTATCGGAATGGAATTCTTAAAAGACGCTTTAAAACCGCTTAGAGGAATACAAGCTTTTAACGATATTATGATAAGTTTTGGACATCATCCTGTTCTTGGAGTACTAATTGGATTTTTATTAACTTTAACTGTACAAAGTTCTAGTGCATCTATTGGAATGTTAATTGCACTTGCATCACAAGGAGCACTTCCACTAGCTGCTGCAATGCCAATTTTATATGGTGACAATATCGGAACATGTACTACAGCGTTAATTTCAAGTATTGGAGCTTCAAGAAACGCAAAAAGAGCTGCTATTATTCATTTGATTTTTAACTTAATTGGTACTATGCTATTCATTTTTGTATTCACAAAACCAATTATGGCTCTAGTACAATCATGGGACCCGAATGATGTTGCAAGACAAATCGCAAATACTCATACAATCTTTAATATATCAAACGTTTTAATTCAACTTCCATTCTCTTTTATGTTAATTAAAATAGTTATGTGGTTAGTTCCTGAAAGAGAAGATGAAAAAATTAGAACTACTACAACAAAATATATTGACAAAAGACTTCTTGCTACTCCTTCAATAGCATTAAGTAATTCTATTAGAGAAACTCTTCACATGGGTAATGTTGTTAAAAAATCGTATAAAACGTCCTTAGATAGTTTCTTCAACCTTGATAAAAAAGCAGTAATGGAAACTTTTAAGCTCGAAAAAGAAATAAATAAGCTTGAAAAAGATATTACAGATTATTTGGTAGAAGTATCAAATTGTGATATTTCTGATTTAGATAGAAAAATCATAGACGGTCTTTTCAATAGTGTCAATGATATAGAAAGAATTGGAGACCATGCTGATAATATTGCTGAACTTTCACTTGCCGCAATAGAAAATAAATTAGTTTTCTCTAAAAAAGGTGTAGAAGAACTTAAAGTTATGTATGAAATGGCTATGACTGCTTACGAAAATACACTTGAAGCAATCAAAACAGGTAAAACTGATAGAGTATTAAGTATAATCGAAATTGAAGAAAAAGTTGATCAACTTGAACTTAGAGCTCGTGAAGGTCATATAAGAAGACTTAACCACAATGAATGTTCTTCAGAGTCTGGAATAATATTCTTAGATATTATTAGCAATATCGAAAGAATATCAGACCTTTCAGCTAATATTGCAAAATTTGTTTTATCTATTTCTACTACTTCATAAATGAATTTCTATATAGAAAAAATGTAGAATAGAAGGAAATTATAAAATACTAAAAGCTAAGTATCAATAATGATACTTAGCTTTTTTAACAATCTATTCCTTCTCTTGATAAAACACCTTCACTATAATAATGCTTAACTTCTGTCATTTCAGTAACTAAATCGGCAAACTCATATAATTCTTTTGGACAATATCTACCAGTAAGTATTAATTCAGTTGATTGGCATTTACTTTCTATTAAATTAATAATCTGATCTTTTGAAATCATTTTATAAAAGTATGCTATAAATATTTCATCTAATACTATCAAGTCAAATTTACAGCTTTTTAAAGCATTAAGAGCATAATTATATCCAAGTAAAGCACGTTTGAAATCATCTTCAAGCGGCTCACTATCAATAAAACATTCCACTCCATACTGTTCTATTTTAAGATTAGTAAATGTATTTTCAAGTTTTGTTTCAGAATACTTCATTCCCTTAATAAATTGCCCAACATATACTTTTTTATCAATCATAATTGACCTTAAAACAACTCCAAATGCTGCTGTTGTTTTTCCTTTTCCATTCCCAGTATAAATATGTGTATAACCTTTACTCATATATTTCACCCCTTAATTATTTCTCAGATACAGTATATCAAATTATTATTTAAAAAAATATATAATCCCTTTTTTAGTTTTTTACAAAAAAATAGAGCATAAGCTCCATTTTTTATTCTAGGGGGACTAGAATAATAACTTAAAAATTAATAAATTTAAATTATTTTATATTGTTTTTTCAATAAAACTTGCAATTTTAATAAGAATATCTTCAGAAAATTTTCTTGAAATCACAGTAGCACCTATTGGTTCACCGTTATTTCTAAATCCCATAGGAATTGAAATTGCAGGAAATAGTGCACAGGAATATACTCTTGAAGCATAATTAGAAATTGTTACTATTGCATCAACTTTATTAAGTGCATCTTCAAGAACTTTTGTACTTAGTTTTGTATTTTCTTTTTTTATATTCTCATACAAATTTTTAGAAATATTATTATTTTGTGATTTTTCTAGTATATCCAATCCGTAAGGTGCAAACTTTTTTTTATTTTCGGTATATTTTTTTATTATTTTATCTAAAGATAAATCACTTTTAACTTCTTCTTTTTTTAAATAATCATTTATTCCTATTTTAAATTCATATAACATTAAATCCATTAAATTAATATTATAATTTTCTTCAGAAAATCCTATTTTTTCAATTACTATATCTTCATTTAAAAATAATTTTTTTATATTATCTAATAGTAATTGATCTTCTTCTCTATATTCATTTTTAATAAATTCATCTTCTAAAAAACCAATTTTCAAATTTTTAATTGGTTTATTAATAAATTTAGTATAATCCTTTACATAATATTTATTAGCTTTCTTATCTCTTTCATCGTAAGCACATATTACATTTAATACTTTAGCTAAATCCTTAATATTTTTTGCCATAGGACCTGCAGTATCTTGATTTTCTGATATTGGAATAATTAAATCTCTACTTACTAAACCTACAGTTGGTTTAAGCGCAAATATATTATTTTGACTTGCAGGATATATTAATGAGCCTGAAGTTTCTGTTCCTATAGATATAGGCGATAAATTTGCTGCAACTGCAACCGCACTTCCAGAACTAGACCCACCTACATCAAAATTTCCATAAGGGTTTTTAGTTTGTCCTCCAAGTGAAGAATATCCATTTGATGAATCAAAAGTCATAAAATTTGCCCATTCGCTCATATTTGCTTTACCAATTATTATAGCTCCAGCTTCTCTAAGTTTGACAGTTAAAAATGAATCCCTACTAACATATGAATTTTTTAAGAGAATAGACCCTGCTGTATTTGGCATATCATCTTTTGTTGCAATATTGTCCTTAAGTACTATAGGTACGCCATATAAAGGCATTTTATTTATATTGCTTTCTTTTAAACTATTTGCTACTTCTAGTGCAAAAGGATTTATAGATATGATAGCATTTAATTTTTTTTGATCTATAATTCTCTTTATATAAAAAATAACAATTTCTCTAGGTGTTACAAGCTTCTTCTCATATAGGTTAATTATATTATCAATGCTAACTTTTTCTACAAGTTTACTAATCATATTATATCTAAGCAAGCTCATACTTTGAATTTCTTTTTCATAAATTTCAGCATTTAATGGCTTATTTAAGTAGCCTTGCTTTGGATTTATATATTGTTTATTAATTTGATCTTTTAGATACTTATCTACTTCAGGATTTAAGTCAAACTTCATATAATATCACTACCTCATAGTTACTATTTATTAAAAATATGACATGAAACAAAATGGCCTTTAGATACTTCAATTAGTTTTGGCTCTTTATCCATGCAAACACTTTCAGCATAATTACATCTATTTGCAAATCTACAATTTTCTTTAGGATTTATTGGTGAAGTTATTTCACCCTTTAAAATAATCATTTCATCATCATTATCAAGTGTTGGTCTAGGAATTGCAGAAAGTAAAGCTTTTGTATAAGGATGAATTGGATTATCAAATAAATCTTTAGCTGGTGCTTTTTCAACTAATTTTCCTAAATACATAACTGCAATATCATCAGAAAAATGATTTACAACTGATAAATCATGCGTAATAAAAACATATGTTAAAGCTAATTTTTTTTGCAAATCTTTAAGCAAATTAAGTATTTGTGCTTGTATAGAAACATCAAGTGCTGATACAGGTTCATCACAAATAATAAATTTTGTGTCTAGTGCAAGGGCTCTTGCTATGCCAATTCTCTGCCTTCTACCTCCATCAAGTTCATGTGGATAAGTATTCATAAGACGTCTTGAAAGGCCTACTAAATCCATTAGTTCAAGTACTCTATCAAATCTTTTCTTTTTATCAATTATTAGTTTATTTAATTTAATAGGTTCTTCAATTATTTCACTTACGGTCATTCTGGGATCTAAAGAAGAAAATGGATCTTGAAATATTATTTGCATTTCTTTTCTAAGTTCTCTCATTTTACTTGCAGATAAATTTCTAATATTATTTCCTTTATAAATTATTTCTCCGTCAGTAGCTTCAAGAAGTCTTAATATTACTCTACCTGTAGTAGATTTTCCACATCCTGATTCTCCAACTAAGCCTAATGTTTTGCCTTTTTCTATAGAAAAATTAATATCATCTACAGCGTGTAAAGTACCTTTAGGAGTATCAAAATACTTCTTTAAATTTTTTACTTCTAAAATTATATCTGGCATTTTAATTCCCCCCTTATTTTAATTTATCTAACTTAAAATCCTTATTTTCCTTATATAAATGACATTCAACAAAATGAGTGTCTGAAAATTTTACTTTAACTGGCTTTATAGTTTTACACATATCCATAGCATAGTCACATCTATCACAAAATGAACATCCTTTTGGAAGATTATATGGATCAGACATTAAGCCTCTAATTGGTTTTAATTCAGCTTTTCTATCGTCAATATTGGGAATAGAATTAAATAATCCTTCTGTATAAGGGTGTTTAGTATTATTAAATATATCAACCAAGGTTCCTTGTTCCACTATTCTTCCAGCATACATTATCGCAACATCATCACAAACTTTTGCCACAACTCCAAGATCATGTGTAATCATAAGCATTGCCATTTTAAATTTTAATTTTAAATCTTTCATAAGTTTTAGAACTTGTGCCTGTATTGTAACATCAAGTGCTGTTGTAGGTTCATCAGCTAAAAGTAATTTTGGACTACATGAAAGTGCAATTGCAATAATTACTCTCTGTTTCATACCACCAGAAAACTGATGAGGATATTCGCCCATTCTTTCTCCAGGAATACCTACAAGTTCAAGCATTTCTTTTGCTTTCTTATTAGCTTCTTCATTTGAAACACTTTGATGAATACTAATTGCTTCTGAAATCTGATCTCCTACTGTAATTACAGGATTAAGTGCTGTCATAGGATCTTGAAAAATCATTGAAGCAACTTCACCTCTAATCTTTTCCATATCTTTTTCAGAAGTTTCCATTAAATTAATTCCATCTAAAATAATACTACCTGAAACTACTTTTCCAGGTGGATTCGGTATCAATTTTAAAATAGAAAGTGCAGTTGTTGTTTTACCCGCTCCTGTTTCTCCTACAAGCCCAAGTGTTTTTCCTTTTTCAAGATTTATATTAATTCCATTTACTGCTTCAACTATACCATCATCAGTTATATATTGAATTACTAAATCATTTATTTCTAGTACTTTATCATTCATGAACTCCCTCCACTATTTCAATTTAGGATCTAGTGCATCTCTAAGACCATCACCAATCAAATTAAGAGATAAAACAGTTAGAACTATTGCAAGTCCTGGGTATAAAACTATATACATATTATCTCTTATATAGGCTCTACCACCAGCTAACATACTTCCCCATTCTGGTGTTGGAGGTTGAACTCCTAGACCAATAAAACTAAGTGAAGCTGTTGCCATAATTGCGGTAGCAACTTTAAGTGTAGCATAAACAATTATTGGTGCCATTGAATTTGGAAGAACATGCTTTAAAATTATAGTATGATCTCTTGCACCAATAGCCCTTGCGGCTTCAATAAATTCTTGATCTTTTACACTAAGAACTGCAGCCCTAACTACCCTAGCAAAACCCGGAATATTTGATATTCCTACTGCTATCATTAAATTAAGTATACTCGCTCCAAGTGCTGCAACGATTGTAATGGCAAGTAAAATTGTTGGTATAGCAAGAAGAACATCAAGCACACGCATAATTACATTATCAATTTTTCCACCATAATATCCCGCGATTGAGCCTAAAAATCCCCCAAAAGAAAGTGCAATAGTAACTGATATTACTCCTACAAAAAGTGATATTCTAGTTCCATACACTATCCTTGCAAAAATATCTCTACCGAATTCATCAGTACCGAACCAATGTTCCATACTTGGCATTTCAAGCCTTGAGTGAAAATTCATCTTAAGTGCACCATTATTGTAATCAGCAATTAATGGTGCAAAAATAGCTAAACATATAAATAAAAATATTAATATTAGTCCAAGTACTGCAGTCTTACTTCTTCTTAGTCTTCGCCATACATCACGCATTTGACTACGTTTTTTCGTATTAAAGAGTTGACTAGAATTTGATTTTTCTAAAGTATTTTCCATAATATTCAACCCCCTAATTATAATTTGCTTTTATTCTAGGATCAATATAAGCATAAAGAATATCAATTAATAAATTCACTAAACTAAAAGCAAGTGCAAACACTATTACACAGCCCAAAACCATTGGTGTATCTTTTCTTTGAATTGATTCAACCATAAGTCTTCCAATACCCGGCCATGAAAAAACTGTTTCTGTAAGTACTGCTCCACCTAAAAGAACTCCAAATTCAAGCCCTATTACAGTTATAGCAGGAATAAGAGCATTTTTCAAAGCGTGCTTTCTAATAACTTTAGACCTACTAACACCTTTTGCTTTAGCAGTATTAATATAATCTTGCCTAATCACTTCAAGCATTGATGAACGTGTAGTTCTTGTTATACTTGCAGTCGAAGCTATTGCTAAAGTAAAGGCAGGAAGAAT includes:
- a CDS encoding complex I 51 kDa subunit family protein, coding for MNKTVSFVTDNFNKYDGLNIKKYIEIGGFSGLKKLIEKGPDFVISELKETGLRGRGGAAYPTWKKWDMGKKRIAKDKYILCNADEGEPGTFKDRELLDKDPYSVLEGMIIAGITIGSVKGYIYIREEYPNIQDKVAKCIENARNEGVLGESVLGTDYSFDIELYTGAGAYICGEGSALIESMEGKSGRPRNKPPRIGTKGFMQVPTMVNNVETFSYVTAILRYGSEEYANYGTSESKGTKLISLSGNIKNPGMYEVPFGVTFYDVIYTIGGGMKSDSPFKFLQLGGVSGPIMQKYILNTPITYENTSAYGLPIGSGAITVGDETNNVVEFLLGVQKFFVHESCGKCTPCREGNIQLKQLLLKLNDGTITEEEVIRIERISNTMKIASLCGLGQTAPTAILSVIRYFTNDVYKKVGFHVDFDGDLVKHYLENMKIDMSQIKLKYTEFEY
- a CDS encoding complex I 24 kDa subunit family protein produces the protein MKNNNKYIDELIQKHNFDKTKLLKILLEIQENSEQNYVSKEDIINLSEKLKVPLSQIHEVTTFFSAINTEPKGKYIIQLCDSTVCRLSKNYIAKDELEKELNIEMGGTTKDNLFTLEYVACFGACDRAPAMRIGKKVYGNLDKEKISKIINELRGDLNE
- a CDS encoding DNA-3-methyladenine glycosylase I, whose amino-acid sequence is MKRCDWSEVNQLYIDYHDTEWGVPVYDDKVQFEFLVLESAQAGLSWNTILNKRENYRKAYSNFDVEKVSKYDETKINELMNNKGIVRNRKKIEASINNANLFIELQKEFGSFSKFIWSYTQYKPIVNSFEKTEDIPAKTKLSERISKDLKKRGFKFFGPTICYAHMQATGIVNDHITSCFRYLEVQKIK
- a CDS encoding Na/Pi cotransporter family protein, which encodes MGFQIAVGVIGGLGLFLFGMQMMGNGLQKAAGKKLERIIEILTSNKFIGVIVGIFVTGIIQSSSATTVMVVGFVNAGVMKLSQAVGVIMGANVGTTVTGQLVSFKLEHYAPLAVGIGMLFWMTSKKDNVKQIAEIFIGLGILFIGMEFLKDALKPLRGIQAFNDIMISFGHHPVLGVLIGFLLTLTVQSSSASIGMLIALASQGALPLAAAMPILYGDNIGTCTTALISSIGASRNAKRAAIIHLIFNLIGTMLFIFVFTKPIMALVQSWDPNDVARQIANTHTIFNISNVLIQLPFSFMLIKIVMWLVPEREDEKIRTTTTKYIDKRLLATPSIALSNSIRETLHMGNVVKKSYKTSLDSFFNLDKKAVMETFKLEKEINKLEKDITDYLVEVSNCDISDLDRKIIDGLFNSVNDIERIGDHADNIAELSLAAIENKLVFSKKGVEELKVMYEMAMTAYENTLEAIKTGKTDRVLSIIEIEEKVDQLELRAREGHIRRLNHNECSSESGIIFLDIISNIERISDLSANIAKFVLSISTTS
- a CDS encoding cob(I)yrinic acid a,c-diamide adenosyltransferase, giving the protein MSKGYTHIYTGNGKGKTTAAFGVVLRSIMIDKKVYVGQFIKGMKYSETKLENTFTNLKIEQYGVECFIDSEPLEDDFKRALLGYNYALNALKSCKFDLIVLDEIFIAYFYKMISKDQIINLIESKCQSTELILTGRYCPKELYEFADLVTEMTEVKHYYSEGVLSREGIDC
- a CDS encoding amidase family protein codes for the protein MKFDLNPEVDKYLKDQINKQYINPKQGYLNKPLNAEIYEKEIQSMSLLRYNMISKLVEKVSIDNIINLYEKKLVTPREIVIFYIKRIIDQKKLNAIISINPFALEVANSLKESNINKMPLYGVPIVLKDNIATKDDMPNTAGSILLKNSYVSRDSFLTVKLREAGAIIIGKANMSEWANFMTFDSSNGYSSLGGQTKNPYGNFDVGGSSSGSAVAVAANLSPISIGTETSGSLIYPASQNNIFALKPTVGLVSRDLIIPISENQDTAGPMAKNIKDLAKVLNVICAYDERDKKANKYYVKDYTKFINKPIKNLKIGFLEDEFIKNEYREEDQLLLDNIKKLFLNEDIVIEKIGFSEENYNINLMDLMLYEFKIGINDYLKKEEVKSDLSLDKIIKKYTENKKKFAPYGLDILEKSQNNNISKNLYENIKKENTKLSTKVLEDALNKVDAIVTISNYASRVYSCALFPAISIPMGFRNNGEPIGATVISRKFSEDILIKIASFIEKTI
- a CDS encoding ABC transporter ATP-binding protein; the encoded protein is MPDIILEVKNLKKYFDTPKGTLHAVDDINFSIEKGKTLGLVGESGCGKSTTGRVILRLLEATDGEIIYKGNNIRNLSASKMRELRKEMQIIFQDPFSSLDPRMTVSEIIEEPIKLNKLIIDKKKRFDRVLELMDLVGLSRRLMNTYPHELDGGRRQRIGIARALALDTKFIICDEPVSALDVSIQAQILNLLKDLQKKLALTYVFITHDLSVVNHFSDDIAVMYLGKLVEKAPAKDLFDNPIHPYTKALLSAIPRPTLDNDDEMIILKGEITSPINPKENCRFANRCNYAESVCMDKEPKLIEVSKGHFVSCHIFNK
- a CDS encoding ABC transporter ATP-binding protein, with protein sequence MNDKVLEINDLVIQYITDDGIVEAVNGININLEKGKTLGLVGETGAGKTTTALSILKLIPNPPGKVVSGSIILDGINLMETSEKDMEKIRGEVASMIFQDPMTALNPVITVGDQISEAISIHQSVSNEEANKKAKEMLELVGIPGERMGEYPHQFSGGMKQRVIIAIALSCSPKLLLADEPTTALDVTIQAQVLKLMKDLKLKFKMAMLMITHDLGVVAKVCDDVAIMYAGRIVEQGTLVDIFNNTKHPYTEGLFNSIPNIDDRKAELKPIRGLMSDPYNLPKGCSFCDRCDYAMDMCKTIKPVKVKFSDTHFVECHLYKENKDFKLDKLK
- a CDS encoding ABC transporter permease gives rise to the protein MENTLEKSNSSQLFNTKKRSQMRDVWRRLRRSKTAVLGLILIFLFICLAIFAPLIADYNNGALKMNFHSRLEMPSMEHWFGTDEFGRDIFARIVYGTRISLFVGVISVTIALSFGGFLGSIAGYYGGKIDNVIMRVLDVLLAIPTILLAITIVAALGASILNLMIAVGISNIPGFARVVRAAVLSVKDQEFIEAARAIGARDHTIILKHVLPNSMAPIIVYATLKVATAIMATASLSFIGLGVQPPTPEWGSMLAGGRAYIRDNMYIVLYPGLAIVLTVLSLNLIGDGLRDALDPKLK